From a single Sphingobium lignivorans genomic region:
- a CDS encoding TonB-dependent receptor domain-containing protein, whose translation MTSIFGIHCRRAALACSTALTVFTLPQAVHAQEAPQAAEEQAIVVTGSRIVRRDYEANSPIVTAGEELLQRSSTAALETNLNKLPNFTPVQTPSLGGDIQPTATNTPGAATVSLRGLGTNRSLVLVDGRRTTPANALGVVDINTIPSAAIERVEIITGGASATYGADAVAGVVNFILKKNFQGLQLDAQMGISQRGDGQEYSISGIMGSNFEDGRGNITIGLSVNNRESAYRRDRPWFRDAWQDPRFTGNEFFPYFSGYQPIGSNTPSQAVMNSIFSGAAPGAVGAGSRLYFNEDGTAFSGFFQSPAAGAYRFKGDLTGLKYKRQGDGTLGQNFQDELLLLPLERYNIYTRGNYEINDWVGVFAQGTFTRVQTRTINQPSPSVNGWSAAIPNDGRAIPTELATILNSRADPTGPWQLTYYLDFMNRESKTDVLTYNMVAGFEGKIPGTDWTWEVYGSQGESETSSLITGTASLERFRAVISAPNWGAGFRAQGNAAFGGFGASSATCTSGFDPFNKSTPISQDCIDAISAPLSNRAVMQQTVFEANAQGGLFELPAGQARVALGASYRQNAYDFHNDTLTEQGTSFLDQTIGIYPSGSSAGTIRSKELYGELLIPILADLPLVKKFELNLGARNADYNTTGNAFTWKAAGDWEVTDWLRVRGGYNKAIRAPNVAELYLAPQQTFTAAGGGDVCRLNNTLAWSANPAANSNAANVRAVCSILMNQNDGTSGRDTAAVFYGDPQFYNALGPAFAFPTLVGNPNIKPETAKTWTLGAVINSPSSNEFFRRLRLSVDYYNIKVDDAIGPLTLDTAQRACFDPTFNPAITSNPTAAAATAQCQAIGRVTGDGALGNVQVTYLNNGRFRTQGIDAQLDWAFPVGPGTFSLNTVFNYLLTLKSAPLPASAGAAGQLVEYAGTLGPAGSNAIAENGLNPGAFRWKLFNTFTYGVGPVSVSLQWQHLPAAKSIAYTSNNATPFVGAPAYDLFNLNGSFSVTKTASLRWGVDNLFDKAPPLVEYNASSTGLANGIGASPFNAYFYDLNGRRFYIGGSFKF comes from the coding sequence ATGACTTCCATATTCGGCATCCATTGCAGGCGCGCGGCCCTGGCATGTTCCACCGCGCTCACCGTCTTCACGCTGCCCCAGGCCGTGCATGCGCAGGAAGCGCCGCAAGCCGCCGAGGAGCAGGCGATCGTCGTCACCGGCTCGCGCATCGTGCGCCGCGACTATGAAGCCAACAGCCCGATCGTGACGGCTGGCGAGGAGTTGCTGCAAAGAAGTTCGACCGCAGCGCTGGAAACCAACCTCAACAAGCTGCCCAACTTCACGCCGGTGCAGACGCCGTCGCTAGGCGGGGACATCCAGCCGACCGCGACCAACACGCCGGGCGCGGCGACGGTTTCGCTGCGCGGCCTCGGCACCAACCGCAGCCTCGTGCTGGTTGACGGCCGACGTACGACCCCCGCCAACGCGCTGGGTGTCGTCGACATCAACACCATCCCCTCCGCCGCTATCGAGCGTGTCGAGATCATCACTGGCGGCGCCTCCGCAACCTATGGTGCTGACGCTGTAGCCGGCGTGGTCAACTTCATCCTGAAGAAGAATTTCCAGGGCCTGCAGCTCGATGCCCAGATGGGCATCTCCCAGCGCGGCGATGGTCAGGAATATTCGATCAGCGGCATCATGGGCTCGAACTTCGAGGACGGGCGCGGCAACATCACCATCGGCCTCTCGGTCAACAATCGTGAATCCGCCTATCGCCGTGACCGCCCCTGGTTCCGTGATGCGTGGCAAGATCCGCGCTTCACTGGCAACGAGTTCTTCCCCTACTTCTCGGGCTATCAGCCGATCGGTTCAAATACACCGTCGCAAGCCGTGATGAACTCCATCTTTTCCGGGGCAGCCCCCGGTGCGGTCGGCGCAGGCTCGCGCCTTTACTTCAACGAGGATGGCACGGCTTTCTCCGGTTTCTTCCAGAGCCCGGCGGCAGGCGCCTATCGCTTCAAGGGTGATCTGACTGGCCTCAAGTACAAGAGGCAGGGCGACGGCACGCTGGGTCAGAACTTCCAGGACGAGTTGCTGCTGCTTCCGCTTGAGCGCTACAACATTTACACGCGCGGCAACTACGAGATCAACGACTGGGTTGGCGTGTTCGCGCAGGGCACATTCACCCGTGTGCAAACCCGGACGATCAACCAGCCCTCACCGTCGGTGAACGGCTGGTCGGCAGCCATCCCCAATGACGGCCGCGCGATCCCAACCGAGTTGGCCACGATCCTGAACAGCCGTGCGGATCCAACGGGACCCTGGCAGCTCACTTATTATCTCGACTTCATGAACCGTGAATCGAAGACCGACGTGCTTACCTACAACATGGTCGCCGGCTTCGAAGGCAAGATCCCGGGCACGGACTGGACTTGGGAGGTCTACGGGTCGCAGGGCGAATCGGAGACCAGCTCGCTCATCACCGGTACGGCCTCGCTCGAGCGTTTCCGCGCGGTGATCTCGGCGCCAAATTGGGGCGCCGGCTTCAGGGCGCAGGGCAATGCCGCATTCGGCGGCTTTGGCGCATCCTCAGCGACCTGCACCAGCGGCTTCGATCCTTTCAACAAGTCCACGCCGATCTCGCAGGATTGCATAGACGCGATCAGCGCGCCGCTCTCCAACCGCGCCGTGATGCAGCAGACCGTGTTCGAGGCGAACGCCCAGGGCGGCCTGTTCGAACTGCCCGCCGGACAGGCGCGGGTCGCGCTCGGTGCCAGCTATCGTCAGAATGCCTATGACTTCCACAACGATACGTTGACCGAGCAGGGCACGTCCTTCCTTGACCAGACGATCGGCATCTATCCGAGCGGAAGCTCGGCGGGCACGATCCGTAGCAAGGAGCTCTATGGCGAGTTGCTCATTCCGATCCTGGCGGATCTGCCGCTGGTGAAGAAGTTCGAGCTGAACCTCGGCGCCCGCAACGCGGACTATAACACGACGGGCAATGCGTTCACGTGGAAGGCCGCCGGCGACTGGGAAGTCACCGACTGGCTCCGCGTGCGCGGCGGCTACAACAAGGCGATCCGCGCGCCTAACGTTGCCGAACTCTACCTTGCTCCGCAGCAGACCTTTACGGCAGCTGGTGGCGGTGACGTCTGCCGCCTCAACAACACGCTGGCCTGGTCCGCCAATCCGGCGGCAAATTCGAATGCGGCGAACGTCCGTGCTGTCTGCTCGATCTTGATGAATCAGAACGACGGCACCAGCGGCCGAGACACGGCGGCCGTCTTCTACGGCGACCCGCAGTTCTACAACGCCCTCGGCCCGGCATTCGCATTCCCTACCCTTGTCGGTAACCCGAACATCAAGCCAGAGACGGCGAAGACCTGGACTCTGGGTGCGGTGATCAACTCGCCGTCGTCGAATGAGTTCTTCCGCCGCTTGCGCCTGAGCGTCGACTACTACAACATCAAGGTCGACGACGCGATTGGACCGCTCACGCTGGACACTGCCCAGCGCGCCTGCTTCGATCCGACCTTCAACCCCGCGATCACCAGCAATCCGACTGCGGCTGCGGCCACTGCGCAGTGCCAGGCAATCGGTCGCGTGACGGGAGACGGCGCCCTCGGCAACGTGCAGGTGACCTATCTCAACAATGGTCGCTTCCGCACGCAGGGCATCGACGCTCAGCTCGACTGGGCCTTCCCGGTCGGTCCGGGCACGTTCAGCCTCAACACCGTCTTCAACTATCTGCTCACGCTCAAGTCCGCTCCGCTTCCGGCTTCTGCCGGCGCGGCGGGTCAGCTGGTGGAATATGCGGGGACGCTGGGCCCGGCAGGCAGCAATGCCATCGCCGAGAATGGGCTTAATCCGGGCGCCTTCCGCTGGAAGTTGTTCAACACCTTCACCTATGGTGTCGGTCCGGTGTCTGTGTCGCTGCAGTGGCAGCATCTCCCGGCGGCCAAGTCGATCGCCTACACATCGAATAACGCCACGCCCTTCGTCGGTGCTCCCGCCTACGATCTGTTCAACCTGAACGGCAGCTTCTCAGTGACAAAGACGGCGTCGCTGCGCTGGGGTGTGGATAATCTGTTCGACAAGGCCCCGCCGCTGGTGGAATATAATGCTTCCAGCACGGGTCTGGCGAACGGCATTGGCGCGAGCCCGTTCAACGCCTACTTCTATGACTTGAATGGCCGGCGGTTCTACATCGGCGGAAGTTTCAAGTTCTGA
- a CDS encoding PQQ-dependent dehydrogenase, methanol/ethanol family: protein MARQAKRFLSTALLALALAGCGGGREEADKGPGAIDQARLEAAASDDDNWLTYGRTYAEQRFSNLTQINDGNVGELSPAWVVELDTTRGQEGTPIVVDGILYTSTAWSKVVAVNAATGQKLWQFDPENEGSKAAHACCDVVNRGIAVWKGRVYVGTIDGRLIAIDAKTGQKVWETVTVDQKKPYTITMAPRVVRDKVIIGNSGAELGVRGYVSAYDTATGKLVWRFYTVPGNPADGPDGAASDEAIEKLARPTWSGDNYWKLGGGGTVWDSVVYDQELNQLLVGVGNGSPWNHKWRSEGKGDNLFLSSIVALDPDTGKYKWHYQVNPGETWDYTATQGIMLADLKIDGKDRKVFMQAPKNAFFYVVDRTNGKLISAKPYAYQNWAEGIDLKTGRPIEKPNVRYEDGPQLIIPSGIGAHAWMPMSYSPKTGLVYIPAMEHPLVYGDAKPFEIHEGRWNTAVSFLDPPPLPGLPDTVEGRRKALEGMVKGKLVAYDPIAQKPVWEVQRDWPWNGGTLATAGNLVFQGTAKGDFEAYRADNGQKLWSFQTHRGVLAGPITYRVNGEQYVAVMAGYGGSMGMASGTPFMKNKMPNGLIIAFKLKGKATLPPYTPIPLDKPTPSDERFTAAQIATGQKYFFTFCQICHGGPVNPDLRRSTLLREKDVWQQVVIDGALSQNGMASFRDYLTPAQAEGIRAYLNQRAKELLKEEEAKGAKAD from the coding sequence ATGGCAAGGCAGGCAAAGCGGTTTCTGAGCACCGCGCTGCTGGCACTGGCCCTCGCCGGCTGCGGCGGCGGCAGGGAGGAAGCGGACAAGGGCCCGGGCGCGATCGACCAGGCCCGGCTCGAAGCGGCCGCAAGCGATGACGACAACTGGCTGACCTACGGCCGCACATATGCCGAGCAGCGCTTCTCCAACCTCACGCAGATCAATGACGGCAATGTCGGCGAATTGTCGCCGGCATGGGTCGTCGAGCTGGACACCACGCGCGGGCAGGAAGGCACGCCGATCGTGGTCGACGGCATCCTCTACACCTCCACCGCATGGTCCAAGGTGGTCGCCGTCAACGCCGCGACCGGGCAGAAGCTCTGGCAGTTCGATCCGGAGAATGAGGGCTCCAAGGCGGCCCATGCCTGCTGCGACGTCGTCAATCGCGGCATCGCGGTGTGGAAGGGCCGGGTCTATGTCGGCACCATCGACGGCCGGCTCATCGCCATCGACGCGAAGACCGGCCAGAAGGTCTGGGAAACCGTCACCGTCGACCAGAAGAAGCCCTACACCATCACCATGGCGCCGCGCGTCGTGCGCGACAAGGTCATCATCGGCAACAGCGGCGCGGAACTGGGCGTGCGCGGCTATGTCTCGGCTTATGACACGGCGACGGGCAAGCTCGTCTGGCGCTTCTACACCGTGCCGGGCAATCCGGCGGACGGGCCCGACGGCGCCGCCTCGGACGAAGCCATCGAGAAGCTCGCCCGGCCGACATGGTCCGGCGACAATTACTGGAAGCTGGGCGGTGGCGGAACGGTGTGGGATTCCGTCGTCTACGATCAGGAGCTGAACCAGCTCCTCGTCGGCGTCGGCAACGGCTCGCCCTGGAATCACAAATGGCGTAGCGAAGGCAAGGGCGACAATCTGTTCCTTTCCTCCATCGTCGCGCTCGATCCGGACACCGGCAAGTACAAGTGGCACTATCAGGTCAATCCCGGCGAGACATGGGACTATACCGCCACGCAGGGCATCATGCTCGCCGACCTCAAGATCGACGGCAAGGACCGCAAGGTCTTCATGCAGGCGCCGAAGAACGCCTTCTTCTATGTGGTCGATCGCACTAACGGCAAGCTGATCTCGGCCAAGCCCTATGCCTATCAGAACTGGGCCGAGGGCATCGATCTCAAGACCGGCCGCCCGATAGAGAAGCCCAATGTGCGCTATGAGGACGGGCCGCAGCTCATCATCCCGTCGGGCATCGGCGCCCATGCCTGGATGCCGATGAGCTATTCGCCCAAGACCGGTCTCGTTTACATCCCCGCGATGGAGCATCCGCTGGTCTATGGCGACGCCAAGCCGTTCGAGATTCACGAGGGTCGCTGGAACACGGCCGTCTCCTTCCTCGATCCGCCGCCGCTCCCCGGCCTGCCGGACACGGTGGAGGGGCGCCGCAAGGCGCTCGAGGGCATGGTGAAGGGCAAGCTGGTCGCTTACGATCCGATCGCACAGAAGCCGGTCTGGGAAGTGCAGCGCGACTGGCCGTGGAACGGCGGCACACTGGCCACCGCTGGCAATCTCGTCTTCCAGGGCACCGCGAAAGGCGATTTCGAGGCTTATCGGGCCGACAACGGGCAGAAGCTCTGGTCCTTCCAGACGCATCGTGGCGTGCTCGCCGGGCCGATCACCTATCGCGTCAATGGCGAGCAATATGTCGCGGTGATGGCGGGCTATGGCGGATCGATGGGCATGGCCTCGGGCACGCCGTTCATGAAGAACAAGATGCCCAACGGCCTCATCATCGCCTTCAAGCTGAAGGGCAAGGCCACGCTGCCGCCCTATACGCCGATCCCGCTCGACAAGCCGACCCCGAGCGACGAGCGGTTCACGGCGGCGCAGATCGCCACCGGGCAGAAATATTTCTTCACCTTCTGCCAGATCTGCCATGGCGGCCCGGTCAACCCGGATCTGCGGCGCTCGACGCTGCTGCGGGAGAAGGACGTGTGGCAGCAGGTGGTCATCGATGGCGCCTTGTCGCAGAACGGCATGGCGAGCTTCCGCGACTATCTCACGCCCGCGCAGGCGGAAGGCATCCGCGCCTATCTGAACCAGCGCGCGAAGGAACTGCTGAAGGAAGAGGAAGCGAAGGGCGCCAAGGCGGACTGA
- the ahpF gene encoding alkyl hydroperoxide reductase subunit F: MLDAAIKTQLQAYMANIKLPIELVPSLDGGAKSAELRDLLHEIEGLSPLVTLAADEGDARKPSFLIRRAGTDIGVRFAGIPLGHEFTSLVLALLQVGGHPPKVDDDVIAQVKALEGDFVFETYFSLSCQNCPDVVQALNLMSVLNPRIRHTAIDGALFKAEVDERKVMAVPTVYLNGEVFASGRMDIEQIIAKLDTGATARAAEKIAAKEPFDVLVVGGGPAGAAAAIYAARKGIRTGIVAERFGGQVLDTMAIENFISVPHTEGPKLAAALEQHVKDYDVDIMNVQKAKKLVPAKTPGGYAEVQLESGASLKAKAVILSTGARWRQMNVPGEDEYRNKGVAYCPHCDGPLFKGKRVAVIGGGNSGVEAAIDLAGIVAHVTLIEFDSQLRADAVLQRKLYSLPNVTVITSAQTTEVHGDGEKVIGLTYKDRNSGQSHLLELEGIFVQIGLVPNTEFLVDTVGLSSRGEIEVDARAHTSQQGIFAAGDCTTVPYKQIVIAMGQGSTAALSAFDYLIRLAPADEQAKAA; encoded by the coding sequence ATGTTGGACGCCGCGATCAAGACCCAGCTGCAGGCCTATATGGCCAACATCAAGCTGCCGATCGAGCTGGTGCCCTCGCTCGACGGCGGCGCCAAATCGGCCGAACTGCGCGACCTGCTCCACGAAATCGAAGGGCTGAGCCCCCTCGTCACGCTGGCAGCGGACGAAGGCGATGCGCGCAAGCCCAGCTTCCTCATCCGCCGCGCGGGCACGGACATCGGCGTGCGCTTCGCCGGCATTCCCCTCGGCCACGAGTTCACCTCGCTGGTGCTCGCCTTGCTGCAGGTCGGCGGCCATCCGCCCAAGGTGGATGATGACGTGATCGCGCAAGTGAAGGCACTGGAAGGCGACTTCGTCTTCGAGACCTATTTCTCGCTCTCCTGCCAGAACTGCCCGGACGTGGTGCAGGCGCTGAACCTGATGAGCGTGCTCAATCCGCGCATCCGCCACACCGCGATCGACGGCGCCCTGTTCAAGGCCGAAGTGGACGAGCGCAAGGTGATGGCTGTGCCCACCGTCTATCTCAACGGCGAGGTGTTCGCGTCCGGCCGCATGGACATCGAACAGATCATCGCGAAGCTGGACACCGGCGCGACGGCCCGCGCGGCCGAGAAGATCGCTGCCAAGGAGCCGTTCGACGTGCTCGTGGTGGGCGGCGGACCGGCCGGTGCGGCAGCGGCGATCTATGCCGCGCGCAAGGGCATCCGCACCGGCATCGTCGCCGAGCGCTTCGGCGGGCAGGTGCTCGACACCATGGCCATCGAGAACTTCATTTCCGTGCCCCACACGGAAGGGCCCAAGCTCGCCGCCGCGCTGGAGCAGCACGTCAAGGATTATGACGTGGACATCATGAACGTGCAGAAGGCGAAGAAGCTCGTGCCGGCGAAGACGCCCGGCGGCTATGCCGAAGTGCAGCTCGAGAGCGGCGCCTCGCTAAAGGCCAAGGCCGTGATCCTCTCCACCGGCGCGCGCTGGCGGCAGATGAACGTGCCGGGCGAGGACGAGTATCGCAACAAGGGCGTCGCTTATTGCCCGCACTGCGATGGCCCGCTGTTCAAGGGCAAGCGCGTCGCCGTGATCGGCGGAGGCAATAGCGGCGTGGAAGCGGCGATCGATCTCGCCGGCATCGTGGCGCATGTGACGCTGATCGAGTTCGACAGCCAGCTGCGCGCCGACGCGGTGCTCCAGCGCAAGCTCTACAGCCTGCCCAACGTCACGGTCATCACCTCGGCCCAGACGACAGAAGTGCATGGCGACGGCGAGAAGGTGATCGGCCTGACCTACAAGGATCGCAACAGCGGGCAATCCCATCTGTTGGAGCTGGAAGGCATCTTCGTGCAGATCGGGCTCGTGCCGAACACGGAGTTCCTGGTCGATACGGTCGGCCTCTCCAGTCGCGGCGAGATCGAGGTGGACGCGCGGGCGCATACGTCCCAGCAGGGCATCTTCGCGGCCGGCGACTGCACCACCGTGCCTTACAAGCAGATCGTCATTGCCATGGGACAGGGTTCCACCGCCGCCCTCTCGGCCTTCGACTATCTCATCCGGCTCGCGCCTGCCGACGAACAGGCGAAGGCGGCATAA
- a CDS encoding acyl-CoA dehydrogenase: MADYHAPTGEQLFVLETVAGLESLSALPGFGDATPELAGQILEESARLAEQGFAPLNMIGDREGARLSEGRVTLPAGFAEAYRDYVEAGWNGLSADPAHGGQGLPFVLSVAVQEQFTAANMAFSLCPMLTLSAIEALQAHGDAAMKALYLPHLVSGHWAGTMLLTEPQAGSDVGALRTSATPTDDGTYRLRGQKIFITWGEHDLAENIIHFVLARLPDAPAGSKGISLFLVPKYLPDADGKPGIRNDIRCIALEHKMGIHASPTCTMALGEEGACVGWLIGQPHGGMAAMFTMMNHARINVGNQGVAIAERAWQDARAYAAERVQFGPIIGHADVRRMLMTMHSLTQAARAIVYANAAAVDRAHSEPDPETRAYWKRRADLLTPISKAWATDVGIEVSSLAIQVHGGAGFIEETGVAQHYRDARIAAIYEGTNGIQAMDLAGRKLRLDNGKAMAELESAIRRDIDDWRDQEARQAMTVALERLAQAREAMLAHDSAGVGAAASPFLALCGAVAGGWLLGLQAEEAERRLVAGQADQGMLKSKRAAATFFLRQRLPVALAQIEAVRASPSQLLTGSDFPSA; encoded by the coding sequence ATGGCGGACTATCACGCGCCGACCGGCGAGCAGCTTTTCGTGCTGGAGACGGTCGCGGGGCTGGAGAGCCTGAGTGCGCTGCCCGGCTTTGGTGACGCCACGCCCGAGCTTGCCGGCCAGATCCTCGAGGAATCAGCGCGGCTGGCGGAACAGGGCTTCGCGCCGCTCAACATGATCGGCGATCGCGAGGGCGCGCGGCTGTCGGAAGGCAGGGTGACGCTGCCGGCGGGCTTCGCGGAGGCTTATCGCGATTATGTCGAGGCGGGCTGGAATGGCCTTTCCGCCGACCCCGCGCATGGCGGGCAAGGCCTGCCCTTCGTGCTCTCGGTGGCGGTGCAGGAGCAGTTCACGGCCGCGAACATGGCCTTCTCGCTATGCCCGATGCTCACGCTGAGCGCGATCGAGGCCCTGCAGGCGCATGGCGACGCGGCGATGAAGGCGCTGTACCTGCCGCATCTCGTCTCCGGCCACTGGGCAGGCACGATGTTGCTCACAGAACCGCAGGCGGGCTCCGACGTGGGCGCGCTGCGCACGTCCGCCACGCCTACGGACGATGGCACCTATCGGCTGCGCGGCCAGAAAATCTTCATCACCTGGGGCGAGCATGACCTCGCCGAGAACATCATCCATTTCGTGCTCGCGCGCCTGCCGGACGCCCCGGCGGGGTCGAAAGGGATCAGCCTGTTCCTAGTGCCCAAATATCTGCCGGACGCGGACGGGAAGCCAGGCATACGCAACGACATCCGCTGCATCGCTCTCGAGCACAAGATGGGCATCCATGCCTCGCCCACCTGCACCATGGCGTTGGGCGAGGAGGGGGCGTGCGTCGGCTGGCTGATCGGCCAGCCCCATGGCGGCATGGCGGCGATGTTCACGATGATGAACCACGCCCGCATCAATGTCGGCAATCAGGGCGTCGCCATCGCCGAGCGGGCCTGGCAGGATGCGCGGGCCTATGCAGCGGAACGCGTGCAGTTCGGCCCCATCATTGGCCATGCAGACGTGCGCCGGATGCTGATGACCATGCACAGCCTGACGCAGGCGGCCCGCGCGATCGTCTATGCCAATGCCGCGGCCGTAGACCGGGCGCACAGCGAGCCGGACCCGGAAACACGCGCTTACTGGAAGCGGCGCGCCGATCTGCTGACCCCGATCAGCAAGGCCTGGGCGACCGATGTCGGCATCGAGGTGTCGAGCCTGGCGATCCAGGTGCATGGCGGCGCGGGCTTCATCGAGGAGACGGGCGTCGCCCAGCATTATCGGGACGCGCGCATCGCGGCCATTTACGAAGGGACGAACGGCATTCAGGCCATGGATCTGGCCGGCCGCAAGCTGCGGCTCGACAATGGCAAAGCGATGGCCGAGCTCGAAAGCGCGATCCGGCGCGACATCGATGACTGGCGGGATCAGGAGGCGCGGCAGGCCATGACGGTCGCGCTCGAGCGGCTGGCGCAAGCCCGCGAGGCGATGCTCGCGCATGATTCGGCGGGCGTGGGGGCGGCGGCCTCGCCTTTCCTTGCCCTGTGCGGCGCTGTGGCCGGCGGCTGGCTGCTCGGGCTCCAGGCCGAGGAGGCGGAGAGGCGTCTGGTCGCCGGGCAGGCGGATCAGGGCATGCTGAAGTCCAAGCGTGCGGCTGCGACCTTCTTCCTGCGGCAGCGCCTGCCGGTTGCGCTGGCGCAGATCGAGGCCGTGCGTGCGTCCCCCAGCCAGCTGCTCACCGGGAGCGATTTCCCCTCGGCCTGA
- the ahpC gene encoding alkyl hydroperoxide reductase subunit C — MSLVNTPMKPFAATAFKEGKFVDVTDADVKGKWAVFFFYPADFTFVCPTELEDLADIYPTLQGMGVEVYSVSTDTHFCHKAWHDTSPAIGKINYYMLGDQNHSISNNFEILREGVGLADRGTFVVDPDGIIQLVEITPEGVGRNATELLRKIKALQYWASHPGEVCPAKWEEGEKTLAPSLDLVGKI; from the coding sequence ATGAGTCTCGTCAATACCCCGATGAAGCCGTTCGCAGCCACTGCCTTCAAGGAAGGCAAGTTCGTCGACGTCACCGACGCGGACGTGAAGGGCAAGTGGGCGGTCTTCTTCTTCTATCCTGCCGACTTCACCTTCGTCTGCCCGACGGAGCTGGAGGATCTGGCCGACATCTACCCCACGCTGCAGGGCATGGGCGTGGAAGTCTACTCGGTCTCGACCGACACGCATTTCTGCCACAAGGCATGGCATGACACCTCGCCGGCCATCGGCAAGATCAATTATTACATGCTGGGCGACCAGAACCACAGCATCTCGAACAATTTCGAGATCCTGCGCGAAGGCGTCGGCCTCGCTGATCGCGGCACCTTCGTCGTCGATCCGGACGGCATCATCCAGCTCGTCGAGATCACGCCGGAAGGCGTCGGCCGCAACGCGACAGAGCTTTTGCGGAAGATCAAGGCGCTTCAGTACTGGGCCAGCCATCCTGGCGAAGTGTGCCCCGCCAAGTGGGAAGAAGGCGAGAAGACTCTTGCGCCTTCGCTCGACCTGGTCGGCAAGATCTAA
- the dctA gene encoding C4-dicarboxylate transporter DctA yields the protein MKRSGAPGRRFAWSRQLYVQVLIAIVAGVLLGTLRPEWGSAMKPLADGFIKLIKMVIAPVIFLTLVSGIAHMRALGELGRVAARAFGYFIVVSTLALVVGLVVANVAQPGAGLNIDPRTLDSEAVSGYVGAAAHSSLSAFLLDIIPTTPLSALTEGSILQVLFVAVLFGITIALVGEPAEPVVDLVDRLAVIVFRLVALLMRLAPVGAFAAMAYTIGHYGLGVLGNLVGLVAAFYLTSALFVLLVLGAIARANGFSILRLIAYLRSELLLVLGTSSSEAALPPLIARLESAGCAPGIVGLVVPLGYSFNLDGTNIYMTLAALFIAQACGVDLSLGEQIALLTVAVISSKGAAGVTGAGFITLAATLAVVPSVPIAGMALILGIDRFMSECRALTNFIGNAVATIVVAKWEGELDRDMLARALGK from the coding sequence ATGAAAAGGAGCGGCGCGCCAGGGCGGCGGTTCGCCTGGTCGCGCCAGCTTTATGTGCAGGTGCTGATCGCCATCGTCGCGGGCGTGCTGCTCGGCACGTTGCGGCCGGAATGGGGCAGCGCGATGAAGCCGCTGGCCGACGGCTTCATCAAGCTCATCAAGATGGTGATCGCGCCGGTCATCTTCCTCACGCTGGTGAGCGGCATCGCCCACATGCGTGCGCTGGGCGAGCTCGGCCGTGTCGCAGCCCGCGCCTTCGGCTATTTTATCGTGGTGTCGACGCTGGCGCTGGTGGTCGGCCTCGTCGTCGCGAATGTCGCGCAGCCCGGCGCCGGCCTCAACATCGATCCGCGTACGCTCGATAGCGAGGCGGTGTCCGGCTATGTCGGCGCGGCCGCGCACAGCAGCCTGTCCGCCTTCCTGCTGGACATCATTCCCACCACGCCGCTCTCCGCCCTTACCGAGGGATCGATCCTGCAGGTGCTGTTCGTCGCGGTCCTGTTCGGCATCACCATCGCGCTGGTCGGGGAGCCAGCCGAGCCGGTGGTCGACCTCGTCGACCGTCTGGCGGTGATCGTCTTCCGGCTCGTCGCGCTGCTCATGCGGCTTGCCCCGGTCGGTGCCTTCGCCGCCATGGCCTATACCATCGGGCATTATGGCCTTGGCGTGCTCGGCAATCTGGTGGGGCTCGTCGCGGCCTTCTACCTCACATCGGCGCTGTTCGTGCTGCTGGTGCTGGGCGCCATCGCCCGGGCCAACGGCTTCTCCATCCTGCGCCTCATTGCCTATCTCCGCAGCGAACTGCTGCTGGTGCTGGGTACCTCGTCCTCGGAAGCGGCGCTGCCGCCGCTCATCGCCCGGCTCGAATCGGCCGGCTGCGCGCCGGGCATCGTCGGCCTCGTCGTGCCGCTGGGCTACAGCTTCAATCTCGACGGCACGAACATCTACATGACGCTGGCGGCGCTGTTCATCGCGCAGGCCTGCGGCGTGGACCTGTCGCTTGGCGAGCAGATCGCACTGCTGACGGTCGCGGTGATTTCCAGCAAGGGCGCGGCGGGCGTGACGGGCGCGGGCTTCATCACGCTTGCCGCCACGCTGGCGGTGGTGCCGAGCGTCCCCATTGCGGGCATGGCACTGATCCTCGGCATAGACCGGTTCATGAGCGAATGCCGCGCGCTCACCAATTTCATCGGCAACGCCGTGGCGACGATCGTGGTCGCCAAATGGGAAGGCGAGCTCGATCGCGATATGCTGGCGCGGGCACTGGGCAAATAG